ACTGCCCCCAAATCCATAAAACATGAACCCTGGGGCTTGTGGTTTTATAGGGAACACATGATCTGTGGAATCACTGCTTGGGGAGGGAGGTTTCAGGTAGAGGAAGCACTTTTGGCTGCAGCCATAAGCTTTGGCTCCAGGTCTGAACAGTAACCTAGGGGACAGTGCCTGCTGTAAGTCACCTACAAATGCTTTTATTGGTTTCCTTGCTGCTTCAGAGGCCTCAGAGATAATGAAAAGCATTGGGGAAGCCATCCAATACCTGCATTCAATCAACATCGCGCACCGGGATGTGAAGGTAGGAGCGGTGCTGAGCCCTGCCCTGCCACAgcgctgctggggctgtccccagccctgccctcacCTCTTGTCccttgttttcctgcagccaGAAAACCTCTTGTACACCTCCAAAAGGCCCAATGCTGTGTTAAAACTCACTGACTTTGGCTTTGCTAAAGAAACCACCACACACAACTCCTTGGCCACTCCGTGCTACACGCCGTACTATGTGGGTAAGCTGCTGGGGGCCAAGCTCTCAgatctgcagggctgggggtgagggGACCCCTCCTTGGTTGGAACTGGAAGGAAGCTCAGAGGAACCATGCTTACCGCCTGCAGCATAGCCCATCAGCTCTGCACCCACCTAATGGTGAAGCAGTTTTTGGGATGGCCCCTTGCTGGACTGCTTTGTACTGCTTTGGGGGTTTGCTGCTTTTTGGGGTGTAGCTTTGCCGTGCTTGCAGGATGAGCTGCTCCATGCATGGTACCGGTGCGTGCAGCACTTGGCACAGACACTGCATGGACAACGCTGCTGcgcctgtgctgcagcatcgTGCTGCAAGGTGGCACTGGCCCTGTGCattgcactgcagctgcactgcccTGGGGGTCTTTGTCtgcaccccaaatcccactctCTTATCCTCAGCCCCCGAGGTGCTGGGCCCGGAGAAGTACGATAAATCCTGTGACATGTGGTCCCTCGGCGTCATCATGTACATTCTGTAAGTCAGCCATTCCCTCTCCACCCTGGTGGGGTGTCCCAtcacctgctgcttcctcctgggaGCACACACTGATGCTGCCCCGCTCCATGCAGGCTGTGTGGGTACCCCCCATTCTACTCCAACCACGGCCTCGCCATCTCCCCTGGCATGAAGAAGCGAATCCGCATGGGCCAGTATGAGTTTCCCAACCCCGAGTGGTCGGAAGTGTCAGAGGAAGGTAAAGCCTGTTGTGGGGCCATGCAGGGTTGAACTGGGCTGGGGCATCTGGGGGGCTGTGTGCGGGTGTTTTGGGGCTGAGGGGGAGCTGCCCTGGGACCTACCCATGCCCCCTTCTTCTCACCTTCTTGCAGTGAAGCAGCTGATCCGCAACCTGCTGAAGACGGACCCAACTCAACGCATGACGATAACAGAGTTCATGAACCACCCCTGGATCATGGTGAGCAGCGGGGTGTGGTGGGATGGGCATGGGGActgggatatggggtggggatgggacacccctggctgatgctgctctgctcccccctGCAGCAATCCATGCAGGTGCCCCAGACCCCACTGCACACCAGCCGTGTgctgaaggaggagaaggatCTATGGGAGGATGTGAAGGTAAGACTCTTCTGAATTGGTTTTCTTcccctgtgctctgtgctccgGGTACTGCCTGGTTCTGCCTTCCCCTTGTGCTGGACTGGTCCCAGATTGGGCCAATCCACACTGGAGCTGCAATTCAGCATAAAATTGCAATGCAAATCCCTGCGGGTGGTGTAGGCGGGTCCATTGGTCCCATCCCATAATCTCCTTGTGATTGGGACAGTGGGATGTGGCTGGGGGGGGAGGTCCCTGCCCGggggtctctttggggtcccatggCAGAGCTGACGGGCGCTGCgctgtgcccatccctgcaggaggagatgaCGAGCGCTCTGGCCACCATGCGAGTGGACTACGAACAAATCAAGATCAAGAAAATCGAGGATTCCTCCAACCCTTTGCTgatgaagaggagaaagaaagccaACCCTGCGGAGCCCGCCGCACTCCCGCACTGAGGGCGCCCTCGCCGCCGGCCCTTGAGAAAGcaataactatatatatattttttttaagaaaaaaaaagacaaaaagaggcAGACTGTTATATCAAGCGCATGGAATTCAGACATTTATACCAGACTAGTTATTTTTAGCTACTCACCTGTGTTTCTGACCTTTCTGGAGCAGGCGATGTCCCCATCCGATCCACGCTCTCCGACCGGGGGGGGTTTTGTCCTATAGGTGAACGACGCTGATaattggattttattttattttttttcccttttgtgaaacatttttggttttatatttttattgtggtttttttttttttgttcgtttgtttgttttcttccttccttcctccgaAGACATGGAAATTCCTGTGGTGACCTTCCTATAGGGTATAtaacaaatactttttaaaactaCTGTAGAGCTGAAACCCTGACAGCGTGCTCCCTGCGTGGAGCGCTGGCTAGAGGCAAGCTTCGGGCAGGGCTCGGGGAAGGAGAGCTCCCAAAGCAGCCATGGGGGGGGCTGGTGGGTGGTGTGCTGCCTCCCCGGCCTGGATAtctgctgcttttaaagcacGCTTGGggaaaacatgaggaaaagttATCTTTggagccctgccctgccctggaAGCCTTGCTGCTCGCTGGGGGCACGGGGCTCTCCGCAAGCACCGCGTGcgtctgtgctgctgtctgtccgTACGTGGCTGTGCGTCGGTACGGGGCTCACCCCCACCCTGTGCCATCCAGTTCTGACCTCAGGGCGGGCAGGGGGCCAGGTTTGGGGGTGCCCCTCCCCTGGTCCCCCAATCTGTGCAGGGCAAGGatgcttccccctcccccccacccgaACgatgctgtgctgggggtcccCGGGTGATGGAAGGAGGAGGGGATGCGgtggtgcagggctggggtcTTGCTGCCCTCCTATGTGGTTCCTAagggggggctgggagggaaaccCCCATCCCTGAGCAGAACGGCGGCGCTGAAGTCTTTAATCCATGAgttcttattattatttgtcACGATGTTTCACCGCATTTAATGTGCTCggggagaaagaaaaacgtTTTTTTAAGGCCATGTTTAGTTTTTAGGTGATCTTTTAGACACTGTATgcaattttaatttgttttaagaaacagtttttatcttatatatatatatatatatatttttttttttctcccgtCTGTTGGCTTATACTAACCTTTCTGGTCTGCTCTTCAGTCCTTTGGATTAAAGACTCTTACTGCGTCTCCCTGTCTCTCCTCCTTGCTCGCGTGGCTCCAGGCCAGGTGACTGCTTGGTGATGTCCCGAAATGGCCCcagagcagctgagctcccccAGAGTGATCTTCAGGGACACAGTACTGCCCCACCAAAGTCCCTTCGTATGGGGACATGGTGAGATCTGGTGGCCGAGTCTGCCTGGGTGATGCTGCAGGTGGAGTTTCTTGCATGGCattgctgctgggatggggggtTTGGGGACCGTGGAGTTTTGGGGCTATGGGAGCTGCACCCAGGTGCCGGCAGGGGGAAGTACACATCCGGAGTTGTGGTTGTGCTGTGGACAGTGGGGCAcgcatggtgctgctgctgtcccctctctgctggctgcagtcacGGCAGGTGACACATCGGGATCTGCgggcactgggagctgctgctgctcatccctATGCTTGGCTGCAGCGTCTGCAGGTGGGGAGGAATTACCAACACCCCCCATGCTGCCCTCCTCATGCTTCTTGAGGTggagatgctgctgtgctgctcccagaggTGCCGCTGCGGGCTGCTGTCgtgcagctgtgcaggaacGACAAGCACCCGATCCCACAGAGGTGCTGCAAGCAAGAAGGAGCTCCGGCGACCTCCTCCCGTCATCTTTGCAAGAGCCAAGCGGGGAGGAGTCACTCTAGCTGCCAAGTTCCAAAACAGTGAGCTCATAGCTGCTACCCAGCAGCACGCCGTGCCTGTTTGCACAGCGCAGCTCTCCCCACGGGGCGGAAATGTGGACTGTACAAACACGCACTGCACCCAGAGGTGTGAAGCACAGTAGATCAGCTTTGGGCTCAGCCCACGGCTGCCGTTAGTGCTCGGGCTTGCGTAGGTTCAGCGTTTTGGAAAGAGGTTCTTTATAAACAAACGTAATCCCAGCCATAAAACCCCCGACGAAGGGTGGGAGGTTGGCATTTCCCTTCttgctcctcctgcccttccctgcAGATCGCTCCGGAGGGGCCCCGTGCACCTCAACTCCTTTTTTCTGTCACCGCTTTGTGTCTGTTGAGGTGGATGAAACCAGAGCTGTGTCTTTTCTGTAAAGATTCTGATACTAAAAGGAATAGTGGGGTCGGTGTGGGCGGCGGGCGAGAGCGGGGACTTACTCACAAAGGGCCATGTTTTGTCACTTGGGGTTCGAAAGCAAAATTTTGAGTCAGATTTGTTCACAAAGTGCTGGAAGTGAATAGGGTGAGGAGGATAGGAGGGGGCGACCGTGAGCTGGGGAGAGGCGTGGTGGTGTTTGCTTACTGTTATACCTGGGGAGAGCATCCTCTGAGCTGATGGGGTTGGCGGACTCAGTCTCGGGAGGAGGTGCTCTTGTTCTCCTGCTTTCCAGAGTGGAAACCTCTGAAACCCCAAGTGATGCAGGAATGGGAGGAAGCCAAATTGTGTGAAGGTATTCATTCACTCCTTGGTAGAGTCAACCAGTGAATACCGGCGCCGTGCCCCTATGCAGATGTCACCCAGTTCACCCTAAACTT
Above is a window of Gallus gallus isolate bGalGal1 chromosome 26, bGalGal1.mat.broiler.GRCg7b, whole genome shotgun sequence DNA encoding:
- the MAPKAPK2 gene encoding MAP kinase-activated protein kinase 2, whose product is MLSGAPPPPAGFPSPPPPQPPPPPPPAAPHGPPPPPQFPPFPVKGGLQIRKNAITDDYKVTTQVLGLGINGKVLEIFSKKSGEKFALKMLQDCPKARREVELHWRASQCAHIVRIMDVYENLYQGRKCLLIVMECLDGGELFSRIQDRGDQAFTEREASEIMKSIGEAIQYLHSINIAHRDVKPENLLYTSKRPNAVLKLTDFGFAKETTTHNSLATPCYTPYYVAPEVLGPEKYDKSCDMWSLGVIMYILLCGYPPFYSNHGLAISPGMKKRIRMGQYEFPNPEWSEVSEEVKQLIRNLLKTDPTQRMTITEFMNHPWIMQSMQVPQTPLHTSRVLKEEKDLWEDVKEEMTSALATMRVDYEQIKIKKIEDSSNPLLMKRRKKANPAEPAALPH